The genomic region CCGAGACCATGATCGTCAACTCCAATGTCATCGATGCCAGCGGCAAATGGGGCACCCTGACCGTCACCCGCGGCACGCAGGCCACCACCGGCACCGACGCCACGGCCCACCCCGCCGGCGCGGCCATTATGATCTACAATAATGCCGGCCTGGGCATCGACGAGTACACGCCGCTGACCAGTCTCTTCTCCAGCCTGCAGCATGTCACCGAAGCAACCGGCGATGTCGATCAAACCTGGACCGAAGCCAAAGCTTGGACCGTTGACGGCACCAATTACAGCCGGGCGGCCTGCTGGCGTTATAAGCGCGTCTTCACCCGCATCCAGGTGGCCCGCGAAGCCCTATGCGACGTGATCACGGCCAAGAACAAACTGCTCAAAGCGGCCGACCTGGTCGCCGCGGCCAGTGATTTTGCCACTAACCTGACCTATAATAGTTTTACCGCCCGCACCGACTTCCTGGCCATGGCCGCCCCCTTCTATATCAAAGTCGTCGACGCCAATGGGACAAGCAATCCGGAAATCATGCTGGTTACCGCCCACGACCCGGCTACTTCTAATCTGACCGTGACTCGCCACCAGCAGGGCACCAGCGCCTGCGCCCATACTGTTGACTCGATTATTTCGACCTATTCCGGGACCCGCGACCTGGTCCGTTTCGGAATCTTCAAATTCAGTGCTGATGATAATCTCGCCACAGAGGCTTTAGTAGTCGGTCTCAACGACTTCGGCCAGAAAAACACCGACGGCACTTATAAAGCCGCAGCTTACATCAACACTGCCATCCTTGACAAAGTGGATCTCCTTCGCGGCAATGGCAGTACTCCTCTGGCCAGAGCACTAACCTATGTTTGGAACTATCTGAAGCCCAATACCGGTGCTAATTATATCAACACTAGCGACTGGAAAGCCGTTGACAAAGACACTTTTGGTACTGCCGAAAAATTCCAAACCCTCCCCGGCGCCACCCATCTCAGTCCCATAGGTTCGCCCATGGAGTACTGGTGCCAGGAAAACTACGCCGTGATGATCACCGATGGTGAAGCCACGGCAGACAGCGGCAATATGGGCTATGGTGTGTTCAGTCAGGGCAGTCAAAAAACACCCCTTTGCGGCAACATCAGCAGTGATTTTACCAAATTCGATTATAATCTCAGCACAAACCCCACCCCCTGGGGCGATACCGTGAATGATGGCAGCGAATATCTCCCCGATGTGGCTTATTTTTTATCCCACCAGGACATGTTCCCCACCACCAGGATCATAACCGGCCATTGGAATACAACCAAACCTACAGGCTATCCCAATGGCAATAACTACTATGACTCAGGCACTCCCGAAGCCGACCCCGACGGGAAACTGTACAGCGAGACCGACACCGATGTGTACAAGCGCTGGCCGGGCAATCAAAACATCAAGACCTACACCATAGGTCTATGCGTCAGCAACACCGTCTTGCCGAAAGCCGCCAAAAACGGCGGCGGGGCAAGTTTTACAGCCTCGAATTACCGGGATCTGAGCGACGCCTTCATCAATATTATCACCAGCGTCGAATTATCCCAACAACCTATGACCTACACCACCTACGCCGCGCCCAAGCAGTCGATCACCGGAGGCAATTACGGCTATGTCGCCCACTTCATACCCCGATTAAGGTCCATGTGGGAGGGCCATTTGCGCCGCTACCGCCTCGGCGACGACGGTTCCTTTCCCGATAACATCGACAACCCGGCCGCCTATGTCGTTGTCGGCGGCGCCAATGTCATATCCTTCCAATGGGATGCCGGGGAAATACTGAACACTCGGACCACGGCGCGCGTGGTCTACACCAGCAAGCCCAGCTCTGGCAGCTGGCCGCGCCTTGATTTCATGGGCAGCAGCATCACCGCTGCCGACCTGTATGTCACCAGCGGCCAGGTCGCCCAGGTCAAGAATTTCACCCAGAACTTCAACAAAGCCGATGGCATAGATGCCAATAGCGAATACAACGGCCTCTACAGGCTTGGCGAGACTTTCCATTGCAACCCGCAGCTGGTCGGCTATCCGCTGATCTGGAAAGCCAATTTTGATCTCAGCTACAAAAGCTTCTACGACCGCTATTCCGCTGGAGGTGCTTCTACACGCGCCGAAGTCGTCTATGCCGGGGCCAACGACGGCAAGATGCATTGTTTCCAGGCCAGCAACGGCAATGAACTGTGGAGTTATGTCCCCTTCGCGCACTTGAAGAAACTTAAAGATAAGCTAGTTTACAATCCTTTAATACACACCTATTATATCGACGGCAAATCACTTGTCAAGGATATCAAGGTAGCCAAGTCCGACGGAACTTTTTACAACGATTACCGTGACTGGAAAACCGGGCTCTTTTTCGGCATGGGCATCGGCGGCCGTTCCTATTGCGCCCTGGATGTCACCACTCCCGCGGATCTGAAGATCTTATGGGAGACGGATGAGGATGCCGAAACCACCGCCGACGGCCGCATGGGTTTTACCGAGGCCAAGCCGGTGGTGGTGGACATGAACGGCGGCGGCACCCTGGGCACTTTCCCGGCCGTCATCCTGCCCGGGGGCTATAACGCGTGTGAAGAAAAAGCCACCGAAATGAGTGTCCTGCCCTGGCAAAGGCGCGAGGGCAAGGCTCTCTATATCCTGAACGCCAATACCGGAGCCCTGGTCAAGAAATTTATCTACGGGGCTACGGCCAGCACTTCGGCCACCATCGATGTCGTCCCCGGCTTCCTTACCGCCATGACCGCCGCCCCGGCTGTTCTCGATAAAAACAACGACGGCATTGCCGACGTCATCTACCTGGCCGAAAGCGGCGACTACCGAACCGCGAACGCCTATGGCGGCGCTATCTGGAAAATCAACTGCTATGGCGACCCCGCCAACTGGGTGGCGCAAAAAATATATCAGGCCGAAGACGGGCAGACCATTTTTGTCTCGCCTTCCTTGGCGTATGACAACGACTACCGCGTCTGGCTGATGTTCGGCACCGGACGCCGCTCCCAGCCCGTCGATGGTTTAGGCACAGGTTCAGGTTTCACCAACCTGACCGGGCAATTCGTGGCTTTCATTGACGATAACAGCGGCACCACCGTCACCAACGCCGACCTTCATGAAGCCGCCACATCGGGAGATGCTACCTATACGATTGACAACAGCGGCACGGTCAAGAAAGGCTTCTGGTTCGACTTCCATTTCGCGCATGAAATCATGTACGAACCCCAGCCGCTGTACATCAACAGCCAAGTCTATTTCATGACGTTTACCCCCCAGGAAGGAACTGGTTCACCCGGCGGTGAAGTCTGCGGCGGTAGTTCTACCGTCAACGGTAAGCATTACATCTACCAGTTCAAGCTGACCTCGGCCGGCAACACCTTCATCATCGGCGATTTCTTGATTCAATCCGGCAAGATCCTCGGTCTCGGGCCCATGGGTGACAAGTTTATCATCTATGTTGGCGCCGGCGACGCCGGTAATTTCAAACCCAATGCCGGTGTAGGCGGAACAATAACTTTTACTTTCGAAAACAAGAACAGTACCATGTTCGGGAAAGAAGACAAAAAATAATCGATCTAATCGGGTAGGGGCACGGCGCGCCGTGCCCCTACATCCGTTTCGTGTTTGAAAATAGAATACGGGGGTACTATAATTATCGTGTTGTTATCTTCTGAGGGAGGTCTTCGATGAAGCGGATAAAGCTATTTTTCTTAGCACTGGCCTTGCTGGGTTTGGTTGCCTGCGGCGGTTCCAACGCCGCGGATAAAGCCAGGGCAAACGATAAGCCTGAAAACGGCCAAACAACAGCCGAGCTCCCGGGCGGGGGAGAGGGCGCGGGCGCGGCAAAGTCAGCGTCCGCGCAAGCTCCCGCTGATTTTTTGCGTCTGAGCGCGGTGCACATCAGCCCGGCCGATCTGTTCGCGAACGTCGACTTGAACGCTGAAGCTGTAGTCGTGCCGCCCGTGCCCGAAGCGATCGACTTCGAGTACCGTTGGTTCGTCACCAACCGGGAGGTGGCCGACGCCACCGGCCCCATATTGCCGAGCGGCAACTTCCGCAAACACCAGTGGGTATTCTGCGAAGCCCGGGCCACGACCGGAAAAAAAGTCAGCGACTGGCTGAAAAGCGATTTTGTGCGCATTGCCAATTCGCCGCCGCAAGTCGAATCGGTCGGCGTGGAAAACTTCACTGTACCGGGGCAGTTCCGTTACCAGATAAAGGCCAGCGATATCGACAATGACGA from Candidatus Aminicenantes bacterium harbors:
- a CDS encoding PilC/PilY family type IV pilus protein, with product ETMIVNSNVIDASGKWGTLTVTRGTQATTGTDATAHPAGAAIMIYNNAGLGIDEYTPLTSLFSSLQHVTEATGDVDQTWTEAKAWTVDGTNYSRAACWRYKRVFTRIQVAREALCDVITAKNKLLKAADLVAAASDFATNLTYNSFTARTDFLAMAAPFYIKVVDANGTSNPEIMLVTAHDPATSNLTVTRHQQGTSACAHTVDSIISTYSGTRDLVRFGIFKFSADDNLATEALVVGLNDFGQKNTDGTYKAAAYINTAILDKVDLLRGNGSTPLARALTYVWNYLKPNTGANYINTSDWKAVDKDTFGTAEKFQTLPGATHLSPIGSPMEYWCQENYAVMITDGEATADSGNMGYGVFSQGSQKTPLCGNISSDFTKFDYNLSTNPTPWGDTVNDGSEYLPDVAYFLSHQDMFPTTRIITGHWNTTKPTGYPNGNNYYDSGTPEADPDGKLYSETDTDVYKRWPGNQNIKTYTIGLCVSNTVLPKAAKNGGGASFTASNYRDLSDAFINIITSVELSQQPMTYTTYAAPKQSITGGNYGYVAHFIPRLRSMWEGHLRRYRLGDDGSFPDNIDNPAAYVVVGGANVISFQWDAGEILNTRTTARVVYTSKPSSGSWPRLDFMGSSITAADLYVTSGQVAQVKNFTQNFNKADGIDANSEYNGLYRLGETFHCNPQLVGYPLIWKANFDLSYKSFYDRYSAGGASTRAEVVYAGANDGKMHCFQASNGNELWSYVPFAHLKKLKDKLVYNPLIHTYYIDGKSLVKDIKVAKSDGTFYNDYRDWKTGLFFGMGIGGRSYCALDVTTPADLKILWETDEDAETTADGRMGFTEAKPVVVDMNGGGTLGTFPAVILPGGYNACEEKATEMSVLPWQRREGKALYILNANTGALVKKFIYGATASTSATIDVVPGFLTAMTAAPAVLDKNNDGIADVIYLAESGDYRTANAYGGAIWKINCYGDPANWVAQKIYQAEDGQTIFVSPSLAYDNDYRVWLMFGTGRRSQPVDGLGTGSGFTNLTGQFVAFIDDNSGTTVTNADLHEAATSGDATYTIDNSGTVKKGFWFDFHFAHEIMYEPQPLYINSQVYFMTFTPQEGTGSPGGEVCGGSSTVNGKHYIYQFKLTSAGNTFIIGDFLIQSGKILGLGPMGDKFIIYVGAGDAGNFKPNAGVGGTITFTFENKNSTMFGKEDKK